The following coding sequences are from one Arcobacter sp. CECT 8986 window:
- a CDS encoding 3-methyladenine DNA glycosylase, protein MQSLTNSYELLKFLKEQNLIDKQPIYWWPSSSDFEILVGAILTQNTKWTNVEKSIENLKKLDYLTLENLANSDILLLTNAIAPSGFKNQKSKRLKLLCKNILEEFTDFETFQTNVYSSWLLNQKGIGQETKDAIMCYACHQEYMVVDKYTARLLKRFNYEFDTYDDIQTWLVYGINENFDKIKKLYGYEITLNEVYCRFHGKIVEFMKRNPKD, encoded by the coding sequence ATGCAATCTTTAACTAATTCTTATGAACTACTAAAGTTTTTAAAAGAGCAAAATCTTATTGATAAACAGCCAATCTATTGGTGGCCAAGTTCAAGTGATTTTGAAATTTTAGTAGGAGCAATTTTAACACAAAATACAAAATGGACTAATGTAGAAAAATCAATTGAAAATTTGAAAAAACTTGATTATTTGACTTTAGAAAATTTAGCTAATAGTGATATTTTGTTATTGACAAATGCAATTGCACCTAGTGGATTTAAAAATCAAAAATCAAAAAGATTAAAACTTTTATGCAAAAATATATTAGAAGAGTTTACAGATTTTGAAACTTTTCAAACTAATGTTTACTCTTCTTGGTTACTTAACCAAAAAGGAATAGGGCAAGAAACAAAAGATGCAATTATGTGTTATGCTTGTCACCAAGAGTATATGGTTGTTGATAAATATACAGCTAGACTTCTAAAACGATTTAATTATGAATTTGACACATATGATGATATACAGACATGGCTAGTATATGGAATTAATGAAAATTTCGATAAAATAAAAAAGCTTTATGGTTATGAAATTACATTAAATGAAGTTTATTGTAGATTTCATGGCAAAATTGTCGAATTTATGAAACGAAATCCAAAGGATTAA
- a CDS encoding NAD(P)/FAD-dependent oxidoreductase: MLASQLRDDNICLIETNEKIGQKIKVSGGAKCNITNNLVTCDNYLGNKKFVKEVLKNFTNQDLLNFLNENKVNPKINPKLIKGTYFCKTSQDVIDMFTRLTTHIKKYMNTKVLDVNYDDEVFTIITNKTQIKAEKLIIASGGLSYTTLGASSIAFDIASKFNHTVNTLNPALVGFTVQKEQFWFKKLSGLSIMAKAKVEGKSFYGSLLFAHKGCSGPIILNSSLYWKKGKMSFDFLPDKKIKKVLVGNALISSRLPLPKRFVQEFLNSIELEDKPCNKLTNDEIKKLEIIHNYEFSPAGNFGYTKAEVTKGGVCTDEIDVKSMESLKQKNLYFLGECLDVTGELGGYNFQFAFSSAISCARNILSD; this comes from the coding sequence ATGCTAGCAAGCCAATTAAGAGATGATAATATTTGTTTAATAGAAACAAATGAAAAAATAGGTCAAAAAATAAAAGTTAGTGGTGGAGCAAAATGTAATATCACTAATAATTTAGTAACTTGTGATAACTATTTAGGAAATAAAAAGTTTGTAAAAGAGGTGTTAAAAAACTTTACAAATCAAGATTTATTAAACTTTTTAAATGAAAATAAAGTTAATCCGAAAATAAATCCTAAACTAATAAAAGGAACTTATTTTTGTAAAACTTCTCAAGATGTTATTGATATGTTTACAAGATTGACAACACATATAAAAAAATATATGAATACAAAAGTTCTTGATGTAAATTATGATGATGAGGTTTTTACAATCATAACAAATAAAACACAAATAAAAGCAGAAAAACTTATAATTGCATCTGGTGGATTATCTTATACAACTTTAGGTGCTAGTTCAATTGCTTTTGATATTGCTTCAAAATTTAATCATACTGTAAATACTTTAAATCCTGCACTTGTTGGTTTTACTGTACAAAAAGAACAGTTTTGGTTTAAAAAATTGAGTGGATTATCTATTATGGCAAAAGCAAAAGTAGAAGGTAAATCTTTTTATGGTTCACTACTTTTTGCACATAAAGGATGTTCTGGTCCAATTATTTTGAATAGTTCTTTATATTGGAAAAAAGGAAAAATGAGTTTTGATTTTTTACCAGATAAAAAAATAAAAAAAGTATTAGTTGGAAATGCTTTAATTAGTTCAAGACTTCCTTTACCTAAAAGATTTGTGCAAGAGTTTTTAAACTCAATAGAACTTGAAGATAAACCTTGTAATAAACTAACAAATGATGAGATAAAAAAACTTGAAATAATTCATAATTATGAGTTCTCACCTGCTGGAAATTTTGGATATACAAAAGCTGAAGTTACAAAAGGTGGAGTTTGCACTGATGAAATTGATGTAAAATCAATGGAAAGTCTAAAACAAAAAAATCTATATTTTTTAGGTGAATGTTTGGATGTGACAGGTGAACTTGGAGGATATAATTTTCAGTTTGCTTTTTCTAGTGCAATCTCTTGTGCAAGAAATATTTTAAGTGATTAA
- a CDS encoding BCCT family transporter yields the protein MSSKLNKHVFFISSALIAVLALFASIFPKVADDFFKRLQDVIVQNGSWFYVLTVAIILITVFYLALSKYGDIKLGPDHSTADYSYMSWFAMLFSAGMGIGLMFFGVAEPVMHFLNPPVGDGSTIESAKEALRITFFHWGLHAWAIYAIVAIILAFFSYRHNLPLTLRSALYPLIGDKIYGPIGHAVDIFAVIGTLFGIATSLGYGVLQVNTGLNYLWGVPVNTVSQVILIIAVTGLATLSVTTGLDKGIKILSEINLVLAVLLLLFVLVAGNTIFLLQAYVQNIGDYASNLLKSTFNLFAYQKTDWLGGWTILYWAWWISWSPFVGLFIARISRGRTIREFTLGVLLVPTGFTLMWMTFFGNSAISLILNDGFTAFGEVVKNNVPIAIFAFLEHFSFSGLTSIVATVMVIVFFVTSSDSGSMVIDMLCSNGNDDTPIWQRVYWAVGEGVIASILILAGGLSALQTMTIASALPFSIVLLVACYGLIKALRVDIAKKESLQYNATQMTTTNNTADWDTRLSNIIDYPSKNNVKRFIQKVAKPALTDVAEELKKHELDVAVAETSEGVALTVYLGEEGNFGENKNFIYKVKIVARVKPSFAVDEKSEDERTEDELYYCAVIHLIEGGQDYDIMGWSKDGIRNDIVDHYQKHMHFIHLLS from the coding sequence ATGAGTTCAAAACTAAACAAACATGTTTTTTTTATCTCCTCAGCACTAATTGCAGTATTGGCATTATTTGCTTCAATATTTCCAAAAGTTGCTGATGATTTTTTTAAAAGATTACAAGATGTAATTGTACAAAATGGTAGCTGGTTTTATGTATTAACAGTGGCGATTATATTAATCACTGTTTTTTATCTAGCTTTATCAAAATATGGAGATATTAAGTTGGGTCCTGATCACTCAACTGCTGATTATTCTTATATGTCATGGTTTGCCATGCTGTTTTCAGCTGGTATGGGTATTGGTCTTATGTTTTTTGGTGTTGCCGAACCTGTAATGCACTTTTTAAATCCTCCAGTTGGCGATGGAAGTACTATTGAATCTGCCAAAGAAGCTTTAAGAATTACATTCTTTCACTGGGGACTACACGCTTGGGCTATTTATGCTATTGTTGCAATTATACTGGCATTTTTTAGTTATAGACATAACCTACCACTTACTTTAAGATCGGCTTTATATCCATTAATTGGGGATAAAATTTATGGACCAATTGGACATGCAGTAGATATTTTTGCTGTAATTGGTACTTTATTTGGGATAGCAACATCTCTTGGTTATGGTGTTTTACAAGTAAACACAGGATTAAATTACTTATGGGGAGTTCCTGTAAATACAGTATCTCAAGTAATTCTAATCATAGCAGTAACTGGACTTGCAACTTTATCTGTTACAACTGGACTTGATAAAGGTATCAAGATATTATCAGAAATAAATCTTGTTTTAGCAGTATTACTTTTACTATTTGTATTAGTTGCAGGAAATACTATTTTCTTATTACAAGCTTATGTTCAAAATATTGGAGATTATGCTTCTAATTTACTGAAAAGTACATTTAATTTATTTGCCTATCAAAAAACCGATTGGCTTGGTGGATGGACTATTCTTTATTGGGCTTGGTGGATTTCTTGGTCACCATTTGTTGGTTTATTTATTGCAAGAATTAGTAGAGGTAGAACAATTAGAGAGTTTACATTAGGTGTACTTCTTGTTCCAACTGGTTTCACACTTATGTGGATGACTTTCTTTGGTAACTCTGCAATTAGTTTAATTTTAAATGATGGATTTACAGCATTTGGAGAAGTAGTTAAAAATAATGTTCCTATTGCAATATTTGCATTTTTAGAACACTTTAGTTTTAGTGGTTTAACTTCAATTGTTGCAACTGTTATGGTAATTGTATTTTTTGTTACATCTTCGGATTCTGGTTCTATGGTTATTGATATGCTTTGTTCAAATGGTAACGATGATACACCAATATGGCAAAGAGTTTATTGGGCAGTTGGAGAAGGTGTTATTGCATCAATTTTAATTTTAGCAGGTGGTCTTAGTGCATTACAAACAATGACAATTGCTAGTGCATTACCATTTTCTATTGTTCTTTTAGTTGCATGTTATGGCCTGATAAAAGCATTAAGAGTTGATATAGCAAAAAAAGAGAGTTTACAATATAACGCAACTCAAATGACTACCACAAATAATACAGCAGATTGGGATACAAGACTTAGTAACATTATTGATTATCCTTCAAAAAACAATGTTAAAAGATTTATTCAAAAGGTTGCAAAACCTGCATTAACTGATGTTGCTGAAGAGTTAAAAAAACATGAACTTGATGTTGCAGTTGCAGAAACAAGTGAAGGTGTAGCACTTACAGTTTATTTAGGAGAAGAAGGTAACTTTGGTGAAAATAAAAACTTTATTTATAAAGTAAAAATAGTTGCTAGAGTAAAACCTAGTTTTGCAGTTGATGAAAAATCAGAAGATGAAAGAACAGAAGATGAGTTATATTATTGTGCAGTTATTCACCTAATTGAAGGTGGACAAGATTATGATATTATGGGATGGTCAAAAGATGGTATTAGAAATGATATTGTTGATCACTACCAAAAACATATGCACTTTATTCATCTATTAAGTTAG
- a CDS encoding ArsS family sensor histidine kinase, with product MNRQSIFFTITVSFIISIILVITSFTILMTHNYKNVEEQLIEKYVPIIKMVIRQHHRGGMNSDFFKTLEEINYSIVPPKQINKVTYNPKTVVLVERKDPSGKNILRILKLDGKNYIYMKKKHETLLVKDEATHNNFTHIYIILVFVIVIITAILMYLITLRKLMPLKILKDKVKTLGDENFDFECCNTDRKDEVSLLALEFKNTAKKLKNIKEARNVFIRNIMHELKTPITKGKFLVEIENSEQNDEKLREVFNRLESLINEFASIEELISSRKNIEKNHYYIDDIIDNAKDILMIEDDRVENKYENKKLYINYKLFTVAVKNLIDNALKYSSDKRVTVKSENEDIIFENRGERLKYDLTSYYEPFFASEDKSANSFGLGLYIIHNILKANNYTLEYSYNDGINVFRCKKEETSTK from the coding sequence ATGAATAGACAATCAATTTTCTTTACAATTACAGTAAGTTTTATAATATCAATTATTTTAGTAATTACAAGTTTTACTATATTAATGACTCATAATTATAAAAATGTGGAAGAACAACTAATCGAAAAATATGTTCCAATTATAAAAATGGTAATAAGACAGCACCATAGAGGTGGAATGAATAGTGATTTTTTCAAAACATTAGAAGAGATAAATTATAGTATTGTTCCTCCAAAACAGATAAATAAAGTAACATACAATCCTAAAACAGTTGTTTTAGTTGAAAGAAAAGATCCTTCAGGAAAAAATATATTAAGAATATTAAAACTTGATGGGAAAAATTATATTTATATGAAGAAAAAGCATGAAACTTTACTTGTAAAAGATGAAGCAACCCATAATAATTTTACTCATATATATATAATTTTGGTATTTGTAATTGTGATAATAACAGCTATTTTAATGTATTTAATCACACTTAGAAAATTGATGCCACTTAAAATATTAAAAGACAAAGTTAAAACATTAGGTGATGAAAACTTTGATTTTGAGTGTTGTAATACAGATAGAAAAGATGAAGTTTCATTACTTGCATTGGAGTTTAAAAATACAGCCAAAAAGCTAAAAAATATTAAAGAAGCAAGAAATGTTTTTATTAGAAATATAATGCATGAATTAAAAACACCAATAACAAAAGGTAAGTTTTTAGTAGAGATTGAAAATAGTGAACAAAATGATGAAAAATTAAGAGAAGTATTTAATAGATTAGAGTCTTTAATAAATGAATTTGCTTCAATTGAAGAGTTGATTTCATCAAGAAAAAATATAGAAAAAAATCACTATTATATTGATGATATTATTGATAATGCAAAAGATATATTAATGATTGAAGATGATAGAGTTGAAAATAAATATGAAAATAAAAAACTTTATATAAATTATAAACTATTTACAGTTGCTGTAAAGAATTTAATTGATAATGCACTTAAGTATTCAAGTGATAAAAGAGTTACTGTAAAATCTGAAAATGAAGATATAATTTTTGAAAATAGAGGTGAGAGATTAAAATATGATTTAACCTCTTATTATGAACCATTTTTTGCTTCAGAAGATAAATCTGCTAACTCATTTGGATTAGGATTATATATAATACATAATATTTTAAAAGCAAATAACTATACATTAGAATATTCATATAATGATGGAATAAATGTATTTAGATGTAAAAAGGAAGAGACATCTACAAAATAG
- the xseA gene encoding exodeoxyribonuclease VII large subunit translates to MNAPITVTSLSTQIKSLIETTFMDVYVEGEISNLTYHSSGHIYFSIKDEKSTISCVMFRGNTKYLKFKLEVGLKINIRGSLTVYTPRGSYQLICNRIEPSGQGALALAYEQLKEKLKQKGYFDSSFKKTLPRYPKKIALVTSPTGAAIQDMLKVANHRWNLVEFILVPTLVQGETAKEDIAKSIKYADSLNCDIMVVGRGGGSLEDLWAFNEEIVANAIYEAKTPVISAVGHEVDFLISDFVADVRAATPSNAIEIALPDTNEHRIYIDTLTQDFENRLKNILYSKEQNIVHLKRMYEQNSIETKFNLISSEIKMLKLSFENRFSNIINSCQNSVNLLKNSFEHNNPKNKHKKGFVQISKDNKIVELENINIGDNISLQTPTYIATAKIENIKKQ, encoded by the coding sequence ATGAACGCACCAATTACAGTTACTTCTCTAAGTACACAAATTAAATCATTAATAGAAACTACATTTATGGATGTTTATGTTGAAGGTGAAATCTCAAATTTAACATATCATAGCTCTGGACATATCTATTTTTCTATAAAAGATGAAAAATCTACAATCTCTTGTGTAATGTTTAGAGGAAATACTAAATATTTAAAATTCAAATTAGAAGTTGGATTAAAAATAAATATTAGAGGAAGTTTAACTGTATATACACCAAGGGGAAGTTATCAATTAATTTGTAACAGAATTGAGCCTTCAGGTCAAGGTGCATTAGCTTTAGCTTATGAACAATTAAAAGAGAAACTAAAACAAAAAGGTTACTTTGATTCTTCTTTTAAAAAAACTTTACCAAGATATCCTAAAAAGATTGCATTGGTTACATCTCCAACTGGTGCAGCAATTCAAGATATGTTAAAAGTTGCAAATCATAGATGGAATTTAGTTGAGTTTATTTTAGTTCCAACTTTGGTTCAAGGTGAAACTGCAAAAGAAGATATAGCAAAATCTATAAAATATGCAGACTCTCTTAATTGTGATATTATGGTTGTTGGAAGAGGTGGAGGAAGCCTTGAAGATTTGTGGGCTTTTAATGAAGAGATTGTTGCAAATGCAATATATGAAGCAAAAACTCCAGTAATCTCAGCAGTTGGACATGAAGTTGATTTTTTAATTTCAGATTTTGTTGCAGATGTAAGAGCAGCAACTCCATCAAATGCAATAGAAATTGCACTACCAGATACAAATGAACATAGAATATATATAGATACTTTAACACAAGATTTCGAAAATAGATTAAAAAATATATTGTATTCAAAAGAGCAAAATATCGTACATCTAAAAAGAATGTATGAACAAAACTCTATTGAAACAAAATTCAATTTAATATCTTCAGAAATAAAAATGCTAAAACTTAGTTTTGAAAATAGATTCTCAAATATAATAAATAGTTGCCAAAATAGTGTCAACTTACTAAAAAATTCTTTTGAACACAATAATCCAAAAAATAAACACAAAAAAGGTTTTGTTCAAATAAGTAAAGATAATAAAATAGTAGAATTAGAAAACATAAATATAGGTGATAATATATCTTTACAAACCCCTACATACATAGCAACTGCAAAGATTGAAAATATAAAAAAACAATAA
- a CDS encoding TIGR00282 family metallophosphoesterase codes for MRIAFIGDIVGRPGRKIIKENLKKIIEEYSLDFVIANAENASHGFGLTIKNCDELLKSGINIITGGNHTFDKKKEMITLLETKPVLRPDNYPEGLVGTGVKVVEVNGEKLAVINLMGQFGMPTVENPFNWAKKLVTSLHEDNVKNIFIDFHGEATSEKRIIFMMLKNQVSAICGTHTHVGTDDLQIMDNTAYLTDIGLTGCRDNVIGMDSKVPIEKATTGLGGHFQVPNSCKSVLQMMVIDIEDGKAINAFKIKKFCDIKELIITDAIFN; via the coding sequence ATGAGAATAGCTTTTATTGGTGATATTGTAGGCAGGCCAGGACGTAAAATAATCAAAGAGAATCTAAAAAAAATAATTGAAGAATACTCTTTAGATTTTGTAATAGCAAATGCAGAAAATGCATCTCATGGATTTGGTCTTACTATAAAAAATTGTGATGAACTTTTAAAAAGTGGCATTAATATTATTACAGGAGGTAATCATACTTTTGATAAGAAAAAAGAGATGATTACACTACTTGAAACAAAACCTGTTTTAAGACCTGATAATTATCCAGAAGGTTTAGTAGGCACAGGTGTAAAAGTTGTAGAAGTTAATGGTGAAAAATTAGCTGTTATTAACTTAATGGGACAATTTGGGATGCCAACTGTTGAAAATCCTTTTAATTGGGCAAAGAAGTTAGTAACTTCTTTACATGAAGATAATGTAAAAAATATATTTATTGATTTTCATGGTGAAGCTACAAGTGAAAAAAGAATTATTTTTATGATGCTAAAAAATCAAGTAAGTGCAATTTGTGGTACACATACACATGTAGGAACAGATGATTTACAAATTATGGATAATACTGCTTATTTGACAGATATTGGACTAACTGGTTGTAGAGATAACGTAATTGGTATGGATAGTAAAGTTCCAATTGAAAAAGCTACAACTGGTTTAGGTGGACATTTTCAAGTACCAAATAGTTGTAAAAGTGTATTACAAATGATGGTAATAGATATTGAAGATGGAAAAGCAATTAATGCATTTAAAATAAAAAAGTTTTGTGATATAAAAGAGTTAATAATTACAGATGCAATCTTTAACTAA
- the ubiE gene encoding bifunctional demethylmenaquinone methyltransferase/2-methoxy-6-polyprenyl-1,4-benzoquinol methylase UbiE, with the protein MGKQEKIVSMFNDISGKYDIANRVLSMGIDKSWRNKACKLAFDFYNQKTVEKIVDVACGTGDMITFWQKIAKDNNIDLQNIIGVDPSVGMMDVAKKKLPEVEFIEAGAASMPLEDSSADIISISYGIRNVVQRQEAFHEFARVLKQNGLVVISEFTKNEKNSPIDYLTDFYINKILPTLGGLITKNKEAYTYLPNSIDEFLTTTNLCKELKEAGLEPIYTKAFSMNISTLIIARKI; encoded by the coding sequence ATGGGTAAACAAGAAAAAATTGTATCAATGTTCAATGATATTTCAGGTAAGTATGATATCGCAAATAGAGTACTTAGTATGGGTATTGACAAAAGTTGGAGAAATAAAGCTTGTAAATTAGCATTTGATTTTTATAATCAAAAAACAGTTGAAAAGATTGTTGATGTTGCTTGTGGTACAGGTGATATGATAACTTTTTGGCAAAAAATAGCAAAAGATAATAATATTGATTTACAAAATATTATTGGAGTTGATCCAAGTGTTGGAATGATGGATGTTGCTAAGAAAAAACTTCCAGAAGTTGAGTTTATTGAAGCAGGTGCAGCTAGTATGCCTTTAGAAGATTCAAGTGCTGATATTATCTCTATTTCATATGGAATTAGAAATGTTGTTCAAAGACAAGAAGCATTTCACGAATTTGCAAGAGTTTTAAAACAAAATGGATTAGTTGTAATTAGTGAATTTACAAAAAATGAGAAAAATTCACCAATTGATTATTTAACTGATTTTTATATCAATAAAATTTTACCAACATTAGGTGGACTTATTACAAAAAATAAAGAAGCTTATACTTATTTACCAAACTCAATTGATGAGTTTTTAACAACTACAAACTTATGTAAAGAGTTAAAAGAAGCTGGACTAGAACCAATCTATACAAAAGCTTTTTCTATGAATATCTCTACTTTAATAATTGCAAGAAAAATCTAA